CTGATTTCCTTAGAATCAGGATTCCACCATAAAGCAAATCTAGCCAACCCTGAGGCACAAATCAGTCagttttgttactgttttgtCTTCTTACTCCTATCCTGATTCATTAGCTGTCAACTGAgtctctgcctgcagcagtaGTGGCACAGGGCTACAGCCATCTCAGTCTGGATCAATggctggcagctgctcagctgccaaGAGccatggtgtgtgtgtgggcaCCTGGCCATTATTTGCCTAAAACAGTTAGAAATTGGCAAGGGGGTGCATGAAAGTTATGAAAGTTTTAAAACCAGAGTATTTTTCATACACTggtctcttcctttcctcttccattCCTGGTTGGCATGGCTGCTGACCATGTGGAGGGTTGATGTGTGGGTGTGTTGGAGTAGAAATGAGCAGGGAGCTGATCCTGCTCCTATCAGAGGAGGGTTCTGCATAGcaaggagagaagcagctgcctgcttCCTTACAAATGTTGTTTTCCCACTACTGGGGTTGATATGAATGAGGTGGGAAGGGTAGGTCTGGTACTTACACGTCCTTAATCAAGTCCCATGCTGGTGCACAGCTGTTAGGGAACTCCAGGATAATAATGAACTTTGGTTTTaaacatgattttctttttgctgtcgATGCTTGTTGCTATAAcgctgcaaaatatttcagtcttttggGAAAACCTGGAGACTGTCTTTATTGCCTACTTTTTGCTCAGGTGATGAGACTTTTAATTGATTTCTGACTTTTCAATGACCTCTGAAGTTGTCTGGaaaccttaaaaacaaacaaaatgacaAACCACAAAGTAAATACTGGAAGGAATCTCTAAGTTCCTGCTAAGTATTTGCTACAGGACGTGATGCTGGCATCCCCAGGCTGACTTCTGGGGACTTTACTGTGTGAATTCTGCATGTGGCTCCATGTCACAACTGTATTGTCACCAGGAATATACAGGAGGAACCTTAGGCTGCTGGTGAGGAGTCACCACCCAGGTTCCCAAGCAACCACTAATCCCAAAGCCTGGGTGCCTGTGAATTCAGTACATTTCAATGGTGCTGATTTTTGGTGTTTCATGCACTTTGTGTCTCTGGTGCATTTCTCTGTGCCAGAACTGGTTGGATGGtaattttcctctcttgcagGGGAGCAGACAACTGGAGGAGGATTGCCTGGAGCTGCACAGCCAGCAGGTTAGCCTGGGACTCAGCCTCCCAGATCACACTGTCTGGCTAGCTCTTGGTTGGGTATTTTTGACTTTTAGTTTgtcaatttgtttttttaagtgttccCTCTGAGACATCACAGACTAGATGGGACTTTTTTAGAGGTAAATAGactggggaaaaagagaagaaaggcaaTATGGTTATGAGTACATGAGAACTCCCACAGGACATGTGATATTGCATTTTGGCAGCTTGAAAAGAGGCTTATGTGGGACAGAGCCTCCTTCTGTAGGCAGACTGTGGCACCTGTTTGTGGTGAAGCCAATCTCATCAGCAGTTGCTTCTCATGTCCCTTTTTCATTCCTCCTTCAGAGTTTGCATATGCTGGAGTTCTGGCTGGAGTAAACAGGCTGCCAGTGACTTGGTTAGCAAGCATCCCTGCTACAGGTTGGTCTGCATTTTTGCTCCAGAAGACAAGCTGTGTGGCTTGGCTAGGGTGGGCCCAAAGGCAAACCACAACTATGTTTTGAGCATCCAGATTGCTATGCAAAGAGACTCTAATTAATGCCAACTGACACAGGCCAACAAAGGGATGTCCTCTCCCTTACTACCTCCCTATGTTGTAGTAGCTTCTCTTGCTGATGTTTTCCCTACTCCATGTCTCTTCTGTGAGACAGCAGTGCAACCTGTCTGactcctccagccccaccacTCTTCACATCTTCACCTTCTGAtccttttgcaaaaaaacaccaagcacAGCTGGCTCTGCTTGAgcaggaaaaagcttttcctgctcAGTACCCATGTGGCACTGGTTATGCAAGTACCTCTCCTGTCATTCTTCCTGCTGGGTGTTGGTGTTGACTGTTTCTCTTACCTAAGTGTTTCTGCAGGTCACTTGTtcctctgctgagaccccagcTGGCATAAAGTTGctccagtttcttttctttgagtTTTGGAACTGAATCAGAGTTTTCTGAAGGAAAGCgtaattccttttaaaaaaaaagaacaaaagaacacTTTTGAGGATATTTATATGAGCAAACATCCCACACTGACTCATGCTTGGGCAATAACTCTTGCTTAACCATGGTCCTGTCAGGTGGCAGCAGCAAGGAGGTGAGAAATGACTGTGGTGTCTGCACAAATCCTCACCCTGTGACGTGTTTgttccctgcagctcagctcgGAGGCTCCATCCCACTCAGCTCCTGATGGCCTCTGCAAAGTCACCTTCTCTGGGCTctgttcccctgcagcccagctcacCCCAGCACCTAAAAGTTCTGTTTGAAGCCAAGAACCTTTCTCTAGAGAGAGAACTTGTTGTTCAGGTGCCTCAGGGAGGGGGTCAGGAGCTGAGGACGCCGTTTGGTGGTTCTAAACCAGGGCTGATCGGTTCCGAGCGGGACACGGGCGCTGTGGAGGGGCATGTGCTGCCACTGGATGTCACTGTCGCTTTGTGGCACTCTGAGCCCCGGGAGGACAGCTCGGGTGGCGATGGGTACCCGTGCTGAGCACCCGAAGGGGGGTGGGATGGTCCCAAGGAGCTGGATGGAAAGCAGCTGCCCTCACTGTGCATCCTGCTAAGACCATCCCAGGGAAAAATGTCTTTCATGATGCTAGTGGTCATGCTGTTTGActttttgccattaaaaaaacccaaaactaagCAAACAACTTTCAGAGTGTCAGCCCAGAAGATTTATTGCTTTACTCTCCCACTGCAAAGCTGATTTCTCCTGATTTTCAGCAGTGTATGGGGAGCCACCAGACTGCAAAGGAAAATGATGCTCTGTCCTAGTGCCAAGCTGAGAAGTGGGTCTGGTCTGGTTTGGTATTTTCAGGAAGCCCCAAAACAGAGTTGGGACCACTGCTTAAATTCAAGTCTGGCTGCgtgttttttaataataatttttataaaagcCTAAAAAAGCCCAACTGTGAGGCACGTGGCCACAGATCCCTGATTCTAAGATGACAGGTGAGCAAGGATAGAGGAGAGCTTCTTGCCAGCCTCTCTGCTTTAACAAAACTCAGGCAAATTATCAAATCACCATGCCGACAACCTCAGCCTCTTACGAATTACATATCgattctgtatttttatgctCACTCATCTAAACAACGAGGCGTTTCCAAATAACCTATTTCTGTTGTGCGGAACGCGCCGGTCCCCTCTGGATCCGCAGCCTGTTGTTTATGCTCTAGCAGGGAGCCGGCTGCTGTTCCCTTCCCACAAAGGGCAAAagatactttctttttctcccacttGTCTTGCATAACAAAAGGCATTTGTCAACCGTTACATAACGGCAGAATTTGtcatttcttctgcctttttggAGGCTGCCTcgtccccagcacagccacagccgGCAGGTTGGTGTCCCGGCAGCACACGGTGCAGTGTGACTGATGCTCGTCACCCaccatttggggttttttttttctttttttctttttttccccctcctctccttacaAAGGAAGATGTGGAATTGTGTGTTCctgtggttgtgtttttttaggGGAGCAAGAGGATGGGAAGGTGTTTGAGGGGGGGGGTTGCTTTCCCATACCTGTTGCCAGGTGGCAGTGAGGAGCTGCCCCCTGCCACCCACCCGGGGGGATCAGTGGGGTTTCTCCTCAGCCAAGGTCGtgtcctgggctgggctgaacCTCCTGAGAAGGGTTGTGCTGGAAAGGGAGTTCCATTCCCCCTCGGGAGCAGGACCCTGTGTCTCCACCTGCCTCCCAGGGCTGccagttgctttttttaatatttttttaatatttttaatagttgctttttttaatatcttaatattaataatatctCCCAGTGAATTTTGGGCACCTCACACTAGCTCCAGgaatttgtgttttgtttggttgggttttggtggggtttttttttttccttcacaacAGGTTTGTTTTCCTCATTGTTGGAATGTCTTTTTAgagccttaaaaataaataaatggtttTGCTTCGCCATAAActaaaatgaagagaaaaaaacctgcatggGCAGCTGCCCCCTTTATCTCTCACTGGAAAGGAGAGAGCTGTTTACCTGCAGCCCCAAACTTATTTATGGTTTTATTGCTGCCAGCTATCAGATGACCACTGCTCCCTTTTTAACCTGAAGCAAGCAGAGCTCCAGTAACTAACCCAGTAACTAACCCAACAaggtctctgctgctgctgctttttaattgACTTAAAACAACTTCCTAGTTGGGTTTTTCTCTTGAATTGTAGgcctgtatttaattttttcaataaaCTTTTTAAGTTATGTGTTTCTTGTGGACCTTTGAACTTCCTGGTGTACTCAGCCTTTGCTCAGGAGATATGTTTATGGTTGGCTATGATTGTGCTTAAATGGGTTAACCCTTAGAAGTCACTGCTCTTGGGAACCTGTTCATTGCAGTTTCCTTGCACAGCTGATGCTCAGGCACAGAAAtcagctctggcaaacacagGTTTTACCTGAACTAGTTGCTTTAAAGTTTAACTCTTACATCAGATAAAACTGTGGATTAAATCTGGTCTGTAACAAGGGATCAGTTCCAAAAATTGGAACCCAGAGTGATAGGGacaccagctcagcttcccaGAGCTATCCAGGGAAGTTTGCTGGTGGTGTGGCAGGAATGGGCAGTACCTATAGGACTGGGGGACTTCTGATAAACAAACTTCTCCTTTGACATGGATCAACCTGTGCATGGTTTAGTCATCTCCTTAAAGCTGGGACAGCAGAAATGCTTTGTGGGGTATGAACTGTCCTGTTTGCTCACCAGAAATTTATCCATTTGGTTGTTCTTGATGTGCTCATACAGCTTCTGAAGCTGCTCTGCATCCATCTCTGAGAAGAGGGAGACAAACTGCCAGAGCATCCTTGGGAAAAGAAAGACACATGGATTGTGCATGTGAGTACAAACTCTTGCTCATTCTGCTCCCAAGTTCTTGCATGGTGAGTGTAACCCCTGACATACcctttgcattgcttttttcttctctttttctcccctccttttttttttttgcccccaaaCTTATAAagctttaaataatttattttccctaaGCACGGGAAGGATTATCCATGGCCTCACAGGAGCCTTTTTACTTGCCAAGGgatgctgctgaggagcagcacatCAAAATTGTAAGTGCCCTGTGGCCTCTGCTGAACCAACCTGCAAAACCTGTGAGTGTTCAACAGTGACAAGAAACTCTGCAAGTCTCCTGTGACACCCAATCTTATTCCTAATGCCTGGAAATGTAGGAGCAAAGCAGGAGTTTAAGTGCCCTCTGGGAGCAGCATGAGTGCAGTGCCAGGTGAGAGGAGCCCCTTactgctgccagtgctggaCTTCTGAGGCTCTGCAGTACTTCTGGACAAAGAGATCAATGCGTCCCCCAACTGTGGTCAAACTTCCCACCAGGTActtcagttttttctttctgaggaggtgctggggcaaATGCAGTTGTCGAAGTGACTTCTTAAAGGGTCTGAAAAGCTCCTtgcactggaaagaaaaggtgtTGGAAAAGGGTTCAGCACTTTAAATCCAGGTCTCAGGCATTCCTTCTCACTAATAAGCTGCTTAAAGAGCTGGCTGGGAAAGCACCGAAGGAGCATTTTGTTTTGGTGAGTGTCTCCATGTGGACCTGGGAGAGCTGACATGGTCTTCAGCAGGATTTCTGTCAGGTGCTCCCAGAGCTCTTTAGGAGTCACTCCTGTACATCCTAAGGTTGGTGACACCCTGGGTGTTGCAGGTGACATGAAAAGGGAGTTGTTTTCCAAGCTTGGGAATTCCTTTTTAACAGTGTAGGGCAAAGGTGCAGATTTGGGGCTacaaaacagctgcttttctgcagggaagggaaagggaactgctttactgcttttttttttctttccacacttCTTCCTGTGGCCCAACCTGGGATGTGTTGCAAATGTTTGCACGTGACACAGGAGCAAAGGCTGTGCCTGGGTGCCCTCCCTTTTACCTGCCTTTTTGTTTGTCTGAAATGTACACTGGGCCATGACTGGGGCTGTGTGTGGTTATGCCAGGATGCACCAGGAATGAGGAGGTCACATCCCAGTGGAAGAGGGGGGTATGAGGTGGAGCTTTGTGGCTGTGGTGTCAGTGATGCAGAGGAACCCAACATCTGTAgccaggcagcacagagcatcACGTGCAATGCTAATGTGGC
Above is a window of Heliangelus exortis chromosome 21, bHelExo1.hap1, whole genome shotgun sequence DNA encoding:
- the CHCT1 gene encoding CHD1 helical C-terminal domain containing protein 1 — protein: MVGGIPECVVGPVSRHPGPSRVLWQFFLPIWCEEDPRGLCPMEEMSSEDKMDGAEAKDGSRDGTDSQTTKKDVDGTAKEAAFVMGSRSAPAGKTPLICCADGLDQDTFKICKELFRPFKKSLRQLHLPQHLLRKKKLKYLVGSLTTVGGRIDLFVQKYCRASEVQHWQQMLWQFVSLFSEMDAEQLQKLYEHIKNNQMDKFLELRFPSENSDSVPKLKEKKLEQLYASWGLSRGTSDLQKHLGFQTTSEVIEKSEIN